From one Felis catus isolate Fca126 chromosome E2, F.catus_Fca126_mat1.0, whole genome shotgun sequence genomic stretch:
- the DPEP1 gene encoding dipeptidase 1 precursor (The RefSeq protein has 1 substitution compared to this genomic sequence), whose product MGTSWWLWTLVAVCTGDQFRDEAERIMRGTPVIDGHNDLPWRLLTMFNNQLQTERANLTSLANTHTNIPKLRAGFVGGQFWSAYTPCDTQNKDAVKRTLEQIDVIQRMCQMYPETFVCVTNSAGIRQAFREGRVASLVGVEGGHSIDSSLGVLRTLYRLGMRYLTLTHSCNTPWADNWLVDTGEDKAESQGLSRFGQSVVKEMNRLGVIIDLAHVSVATMKAALRLSTAPVIFSHSSAYSLCQHRRNVPDDVLRLVNQTGSLVMVNFYNDYVSCRQEATLSQVADHLDHIKKVAGAGAVGFGGDFDGVSRLPVGLEDVSKYPDLVAELLRRRWTEAEVRGALANNLLRVFEAVEQVSDHTQSPEEEPIPADQLQASCRTMYGYSEAASLHRQPGALLASLTTVLLGLGLL is encoded by the exons ATGGGGACCAGCTGGTGGCTCTGGGCCCTGGTGGCCGTCTGCACTGGAGACCAGTTCCGGGATGAGGCTGAGAGAATCATGCGGGGCACACCTGTCATTGACGG gcacaaTGACCTGCCCTGGAGGCTGCTGACCATGTTCAACAACCAGCTTCAGACCGAGAGGGCCAACCTGACGAGCCTTGccaacacacacaccaacatCCCCAAGCTGAGGGCTGGTTTTGTTGGGGGCCAG TTCTGGTCTGCGTACACGCCCTGCGACACCCAGAACAAGGATGCCGTGAAGAGGACCCTAGAGCAGATCGACGTCATCCAGCGCATGTGCCAGATGTATCCGGAGACCTTTGTGTGTGTCACCAACAGCGCAG GCATCCGGCAGGCCTTCCGGGAGGGGAGGGTGGCCAGCCTTGTCGGCGTGGAGGGCGGCCACTCCATAGACAGCAGCCTGGGCGTCCTGCGGACACTCTACCGCCTGGGCATGCGGTACCTGACCCTCACCCACAGCTGCAATACGCCGTG GGCTGACAACTGGCTGGTGGACACGGGAGAGGACAAGGCTGAGAGCCAAGGCCTGTCACGCTTTGGCCAG AGTGTGGTGAAGGAGATGAACCGCCTGGGGGTCATCATCGACCTGGCGCACGTGTCCGTGGCCACCATGAAGGCTGCCCTACGCCTGTCCACGGCTCCCGTCATCTTCAGCCACTCCTCGGCCTACAGCCTGTGCCAGCACCGGCGCAACGTGCCCGACGATGTGCTCCGGCTGGTG AACCAGACGGGCAGCCTGGTGATGGTTAATTTCTACAACGACTACGTTTCCTGCAGACAGGAAGCCACCCTGTCCCAAGTAGCAG ACCACCTGGACCACATCAAGAAGGTGGCAGGAGCAGGAGCCGTGGGCTTTGGTGGGGACTTTGATGGTGTTTCAAG GCTCCCCGTGGGGCTCGAGGATGTGTCCAAGTACCCAGACCTGGTGGCCGAGCTACTCAGGAGGCGGTGGACAGAGGCGGAGGTCAGGGGCGCCCTGGCCAACAACCTGCTCAGGGTCTTTGAGGCAGTGGAACAG GTGAGCGATCACACACAAAGTCCTGAAGAGGAGCCCATCCCGGCGGACCAGCTGCAGGCTTCCTGCAGGACAATGTACGGCTACTCAGAGGCCGCCAGCCTCCACCGGCAGCCAGGGGCCCTGCTGGCCTCCCTCACCACCGTCCTCCTCGGCCTGGGCCTTCTGTGA
- the DPEP1 gene encoding dipeptidase 1 isoform X1, translating to MGTSWWLWALVAVCTGDQFRDEAERIMRGTPVIDGHNDLPWRLLTMFNNQLQTERANLTSLANTHTNIPKLRAGFVGGQFWSAYTPCDTQNKDAVKRTLEQIDVIQRMCQMYPETFVCVTNSAGARRPQPALLTGIRQAFREGRVASLVGVEGGHSIDSSLGVLRTLYRLGMRYLTLTHSCNTPWADNWLVDTGEDKAESQGLSRFGQSVVKEMNRLGVIIDLAHVSVATMKAALRLSTAPVIFSHSSAYSLCQHRRNVPDDVLRLVNQTGSLVMVNFYNDYVSCRQEATLSQVADHLDHIKKVAGAGAVGFGGDFDGVSRLPVGLEDVSKYPDLVAELLRRRWTEAEVRGALANNLLRVFEAVEQVSDHTQSPEEEPIPADQLQASCRTMYGYSEAASLHRQPGALLASLTTVLLGLGLL from the exons ATGGGGACCAGCTGGTGGCTCTGGGCCCTGGTGGCCGTCTGCACTGGAGACCAGTTCCGGGATGAGGCTGAGAGAATCATGCGGGGCACACCTGTCATTGACGG gcacaaTGACCTGCCCTGGAGGCTGCTGACCATGTTCAACAACCAGCTTCAGACCGAGAGGGCCAACCTGACGAGCCTTGccaacacacacaccaacatCCCCAAGCTGAGGGCTGGTTTTGTTGGGGGCCAG TTCTGGTCTGCGTACACGCCCTGCGACACCCAGAACAAGGATGCCGTGAAGAGGACCCTAGAGCAGATCGACGTCATCCAGCGCATGTGCCAGATGTATCCGGAGACCTTTGTGTGTGTCACCAACAGCGCAG GTGCCCGACGCCCTCAGCCAGCTCTCCTCACAGGCATCCGGCAGGCCTTCCGGGAGGGGAGGGTGGCCAGCCTTGTCGGCGTGGAGGGCGGCCACTCCATAGACAGCAGCCTGGGCGTCCTGCGGACACTCTACCGCCTGGGCATGCGGTACCTGACCCTCACCCACAGCTGCAATACGCCGTG GGCTGACAACTGGCTGGTGGACACGGGAGAGGACAAGGCTGAGAGCCAAGGCCTGTCACGCTTTGGCCAG AGTGTGGTGAAGGAGATGAACCGCCTGGGGGTCATCATCGACCTGGCGCACGTGTCCGTGGCCACCATGAAGGCTGCCCTACGCCTGTCCACGGCTCCCGTCATCTTCAGCCACTCCTCGGCCTACAGCCTGTGCCAGCACCGGCGCAACGTGCCCGACGATGTGCTCCGGCTGGTG AACCAGACGGGCAGCCTGGTGATGGTTAATTTCTACAACGACTACGTTTCCTGCAGACAGGAAGCCACCCTGTCCCAAGTAGCAG ACCACCTGGACCACATCAAGAAGGTGGCAGGAGCAGGAGCCGTGGGCTTTGGTGGGGACTTTGATGGTGTTTCAAG GCTCCCCGTGGGGCTCGAGGATGTGTCCAAGTACCCAGACCTGGTGGCCGAGCTACTCAGGAGGCGGTGGACAGAGGCGGAGGTCAGGGGCGCCCTGGCCAACAACCTGCTCAGGGTCTTTGAGGCAGTGGAACAG GTGAGCGATCACACACAAAGTCCTGAAGAGGAGCCCATCCCGGCGGACCAGCTGCAGGCTTCCTGCAGGACAATGTACGGCTACTCAGAGGCCGCCAGCCTCCACCGGCAGCCAGGGGCCCTGCTGGCCTCCCTCACCACCGTCCTCCTCGGCCTGGGCCTTCTGTGA
- the CHMP1A gene encoding charged multivesicular body protein 1a: MDDTLFQLKFTAKQLEKLAKKAEKDSKAEQAKVKKALQQKNVECARVYAENAIRKKNEGVNWLRMASRVDAVASKVQTAVTMKGVTKNMAQVTKALDRALSTMDLQKVSAVMDRFEQQVQNLDVHTSVMEDSMSSATTLTTPQEQVDSLIVQIAEENGLEVLDQLSQLPEGASAVGESSVRSQEDQLSRRLAALRN, encoded by the exons ATGGACG ATACCCTGTTCCAGTTGAAG TTCACCGCCAAGCAGCTGGAGAAGCTGGccaagaaggcagagaaggactCCAAGGCGGAACAGGCCAAAGTGAAGAAG GCCCTTCAGCAGAAGAACGTGGAGTGCGCCCGCGTGTATGCCGAGAATGCTATCCGCAAGAAGAATGAAGGTGTGAACTGGCTCCGCATGGCATCCCGCGTCGACGCGGTGGCCTCCAAGGTGCAGACGGCCGTGACCATGAAGGGG GTGACCAAGAACATGGCGCAGGTGACCAAAGCCCTGGACAGGGCGCTGAGCACCATGGACCTGCAGAAGGTCTCTGCGGTGATGGACAGGTTCGAGCAGCAGGTGCAGAATCTGGACGTGCATACGTCG GTAATGGAGGACTCCATGAGCTCGGCCACCACGCTGACCACGCCACAGGAGCAGGTGGACAGTCTCATCGTGCAGATCGCCGAGGAGAACGGCCTGGAGGTCCTGGACCAGCTCAGCCAGCTGCCCGAGGGCGCCTCCGCCGTGGGGGAGAGCTCCGTGCGCAGCCAGGAGGACCAGCTGTCCCGGAG GTTGGCCGCCTTGAGAAACTAG
- the DPEP1 gene encoding dipeptidase 1 isoform X3 has translation MFNNQLQTERANLTSLANTHTNIPKLRAGFVGGQFWSAYTPCDTQNKDAVKRTLEQIDVIQRMCQMYPETFVCVTNSAGARRPQPALLTGIRQAFREGRVASLVGVEGGHSIDSSLGVLRTLYRLGMRYLTLTHSCNTPWADNWLVDTGEDKAESQGLSRFGQSVVKEMNRLGVIIDLAHVSVATMKAALRLSTAPVIFSHSSAYSLCQHRRNVPDDVLRLVNQTGSLVMVNFYNDYVSCRQEATLSQVADHLDHIKKVAGAGAVGFGGDFDGVSRLPVGLEDVSKYPDLVAELLRRRWTEAEVRGALANNLLRVFEAVEQVSDHTQSPEEEPIPADQLQASCRTMYGYSEAASLHRQPGALLASLTTVLLGLGLL, from the exons ATGTTCAACAACCAGCTTCAGACCGAGAGGGCCAACCTGACGAGCCTTGccaacacacacaccaacatCCCCAAGCTGAGGGCTGGTTTTGTTGGGGGCCAG TTCTGGTCTGCGTACACGCCCTGCGACACCCAGAACAAGGATGCCGTGAAGAGGACCCTAGAGCAGATCGACGTCATCCAGCGCATGTGCCAGATGTATCCGGAGACCTTTGTGTGTGTCACCAACAGCGCAG GTGCCCGACGCCCTCAGCCAGCTCTCCTCACAGGCATCCGGCAGGCCTTCCGGGAGGGGAGGGTGGCCAGCCTTGTCGGCGTGGAGGGCGGCCACTCCATAGACAGCAGCCTGGGCGTCCTGCGGACACTCTACCGCCTGGGCATGCGGTACCTGACCCTCACCCACAGCTGCAATACGCCGTG GGCTGACAACTGGCTGGTGGACACGGGAGAGGACAAGGCTGAGAGCCAAGGCCTGTCACGCTTTGGCCAG AGTGTGGTGAAGGAGATGAACCGCCTGGGGGTCATCATCGACCTGGCGCACGTGTCCGTGGCCACCATGAAGGCTGCCCTACGCCTGTCCACGGCTCCCGTCATCTTCAGCCACTCCTCGGCCTACAGCCTGTGCCAGCACCGGCGCAACGTGCCCGACGATGTGCTCCGGCTGGTG AACCAGACGGGCAGCCTGGTGATGGTTAATTTCTACAACGACTACGTTTCCTGCAGACAGGAAGCCACCCTGTCCCAAGTAGCAG ACCACCTGGACCACATCAAGAAGGTGGCAGGAGCAGGAGCCGTGGGCTTTGGTGGGGACTTTGATGGTGTTTCAAG GCTCCCCGTGGGGCTCGAGGATGTGTCCAAGTACCCAGACCTGGTGGCCGAGCTACTCAGGAGGCGGTGGACAGAGGCGGAGGTCAGGGGCGCCCTGGCCAACAACCTGCTCAGGGTCTTTGAGGCAGTGGAACAG GTGAGCGATCACACACAAAGTCCTGAAGAGGAGCCCATCCCGGCGGACCAGCTGCAGGCTTCCTGCAGGACAATGTACGGCTACTCAGAGGCCGCCAGCCTCCACCGGCAGCCAGGGGCCCTGCTGGCCTCCCTCACCACCGTCCTCCTCGGCCTGGGCCTTCTGTGA
- the DPEP1 gene encoding dipeptidase 1 isoform X2, whose amino-acid sequence MSPGRHNDLPWRLLTMFNNQLQTERANLTSLANTHTNIPKLRAGFVGGQFWSAYTPCDTQNKDAVKRTLEQIDVIQRMCQMYPETFVCVTNSAGARRPQPALLTGIRQAFREGRVASLVGVEGGHSIDSSLGVLRTLYRLGMRYLTLTHSCNTPWADNWLVDTGEDKAESQGLSRFGQSVVKEMNRLGVIIDLAHVSVATMKAALRLSTAPVIFSHSSAYSLCQHRRNVPDDVLRLVNQTGSLVMVNFYNDYVSCRQEATLSQVADHLDHIKKVAGAGAVGFGGDFDGVSRLPVGLEDVSKYPDLVAELLRRRWTEAEVRGALANNLLRVFEAVEQVSDHTQSPEEEPIPADQLQASCRTMYGYSEAASLHRQPGALLASLTTVLLGLGLL is encoded by the exons ATGAGCCCGGGAAG gcacaaTGACCTGCCCTGGAGGCTGCTGACCATGTTCAACAACCAGCTTCAGACCGAGAGGGCCAACCTGACGAGCCTTGccaacacacacaccaacatCCCCAAGCTGAGGGCTGGTTTTGTTGGGGGCCAG TTCTGGTCTGCGTACACGCCCTGCGACACCCAGAACAAGGATGCCGTGAAGAGGACCCTAGAGCAGATCGACGTCATCCAGCGCATGTGCCAGATGTATCCGGAGACCTTTGTGTGTGTCACCAACAGCGCAG GTGCCCGACGCCCTCAGCCAGCTCTCCTCACAGGCATCCGGCAGGCCTTCCGGGAGGGGAGGGTGGCCAGCCTTGTCGGCGTGGAGGGCGGCCACTCCATAGACAGCAGCCTGGGCGTCCTGCGGACACTCTACCGCCTGGGCATGCGGTACCTGACCCTCACCCACAGCTGCAATACGCCGTG GGCTGACAACTGGCTGGTGGACACGGGAGAGGACAAGGCTGAGAGCCAAGGCCTGTCACGCTTTGGCCAG AGTGTGGTGAAGGAGATGAACCGCCTGGGGGTCATCATCGACCTGGCGCACGTGTCCGTGGCCACCATGAAGGCTGCCCTACGCCTGTCCACGGCTCCCGTCATCTTCAGCCACTCCTCGGCCTACAGCCTGTGCCAGCACCGGCGCAACGTGCCCGACGATGTGCTCCGGCTGGTG AACCAGACGGGCAGCCTGGTGATGGTTAATTTCTACAACGACTACGTTTCCTGCAGACAGGAAGCCACCCTGTCCCAAGTAGCAG ACCACCTGGACCACATCAAGAAGGTGGCAGGAGCAGGAGCCGTGGGCTTTGGTGGGGACTTTGATGGTGTTTCAAG GCTCCCCGTGGGGCTCGAGGATGTGTCCAAGTACCCAGACCTGGTGGCCGAGCTACTCAGGAGGCGGTGGACAGAGGCGGAGGTCAGGGGCGCCCTGGCCAACAACCTGCTCAGGGTCTTTGAGGCAGTGGAACAG GTGAGCGATCACACACAAAGTCCTGAAGAGGAGCCCATCCCGGCGGACCAGCTGCAGGCTTCCTGCAGGACAATGTACGGCTACTCAGAGGCCGCCAGCCTCCACCGGCAGCCAGGGGCCCTGCTGGCCTCCCTCACCACCGTCCTCCTCGGCCTGGGCCTTCTGTGA